In one window of Psychrobacter sp. P2G3 DNA:
- a CDS encoding pteridine reductase, translated as MTVESTVRSDDGGPVMLVTGSAKRIGAAIIRAAHHQGYRVIIHCHRSEQEAKALAAQLNTIRNNSAAVIVADLAVVNDGSLLTQFVQSVIDNFGQLDVLVHNASRFYPTPLSDINNNQWDELFLTNAKAPLLLSQAFLPYLQKQHGCIISLLDIHAHNKPFKHYTVYNMAKAAHRMMVQSLALDMAPYVRVNGVAPGVNVLPDADSDQALDDTQQHSIIDSIPMQRIGTPDDIAQSVLYLAKASYVTGEIINVDGGRSLTLAGGNI; from the coding sequence ATGACAGTTGAATCTACAGTAAGATCTGATGATGGTGGCCCCGTAATGCTCGTTACTGGTAGCGCCAAGCGTATTGGTGCAGCTATTATTCGGGCAGCGCATCATCAAGGCTATCGTGTCATTATTCATTGTCATCGTAGTGAGCAAGAAGCAAAAGCTCTAGCAGCTCAGCTTAATACAATCCGTAACAATAGCGCTGCAGTTATCGTTGCAGATTTAGCAGTTGTCAACGATGGCAGTTTATTAACTCAGTTCGTCCAATCCGTTATAGATAATTTTGGACAGCTTGATGTGCTAGTACATAACGCATCAAGGTTTTATCCTACTCCGCTCAGTGATATTAACAATAACCAATGGGATGAGCTGTTTTTGACCAATGCCAAAGCGCCATTATTACTTAGCCAAGCTTTTTTACCTTACTTACAAAAGCAGCATGGATGCATCATTAGCTTACTTGATATTCACGCTCATAATAAGCCGTTTAAGCACTACACTGTCTATAATATGGCAAAGGCAGCACACCGGATGATGGTACAGTCTCTTGCGCTAGATATGGCGCCTTATGTTCGCGTTAATGGCGTTGCACCTGGAGTAAACGTATTGCCTGATGCCGATAGCGACCAAGCACTTGATGACACACAGCAGCACAGTATCATCGACTCTATTCCTATGCAGCGGATTGGTACGCCAGATGATATTGCCCAAAGCGTGTTGTATTTGGCAAAGGCCAGCTATGTCACAGGAGAGATTATTAACGTAGATGGTGGTCGTAGTTTGACCCTAGCTGGTGGTAATATTTAG
- a CDS encoding DUF4331 domain-containing protein, translated as MKHTTKALIAAMALCISASAVASSHREAPSITKTPKVDATDFYMFNSYENNRADYVTIIANYLPLQDAYGGPNYFALDADALYEIHIDNNGDAVEDLTFQFDFNQKLNSIEIDSDSNPSTPNVAIPLSNAGDASNPANVQTSESYEVTMVKGDRRSGSRTSLGNFNKPFDYIGTKSFADYPTYAKGFIKTLNMGSCGQGKVFVGQRAESFAIDLGKVFDLINLNPLGARNAGTNVLAGKNITSIALEVPKACLVNSAGNDPVIGAWTTASVRQATLVNPSPESGISTTAKKGGAWTQVSRLGMPLVNEVVIGLKDKDKFNASEPKDDVAKFAPYVFYPTLPALIQTLYPQAPAPTNFPRQDLVTAFLTGVPTINKPAKVVPADMLRLNTSTPAVAAANQNDLGVISIIPGQNDGRPSANSKDVAGFPNGRRPGDDVTDIALRVSMGALCHAGLPADVTCVPADARAGKALFTDGALKPATEFDSVFPYLTTPNPGSR; from the coding sequence ATGAAACATACTACTAAGGCTCTAATAGCAGCGATGGCATTGTGCATTAGCGCAAGCGCTGTGGCATCTAGCCACCGTGAAGCCCCTTCTATCACTAAAACTCCTAAAGTCGATGCCACTGACTTTTATATGTTTAATAGTTATGAGAATAATCGTGCAGATTATGTCACGATTATTGCTAACTACTTACCACTTCAAGACGCTTACGGCGGACCCAATTACTTCGCCCTAGACGCCGATGCACTGTATGAGATTCATATCGACAACAATGGCGATGCGGTCGAAGATCTCACATTCCAGTTTGACTTTAACCAAAAGTTAAATAGCATTGAAATTGACTCAGACAGTAACCCATCAACGCCAAACGTTGCGATTCCTTTGTCTAATGCTGGTGATGCTTCAAACCCCGCTAATGTACAAACTAGCGAGAGTTACGAAGTGACGATGGTTAAAGGCGATCGCCGCAGCGGCTCGCGTACTTCGCTGGGGAATTTTAACAAGCCGTTTGACTATATCGGTACTAAATCTTTTGCAGACTACCCAACGTATGCAAAAGGCTTTATCAAAACTTTGAACATGGGTAGCTGTGGGCAAGGTAAAGTGTTCGTCGGTCAACGTGCTGAAAGCTTTGCTATCGATTTAGGTAAGGTGTTTGATCTGATTAACCTAAACCCATTGGGTGCACGTAATGCCGGTACGAACGTGTTGGCAGGTAAAAACATTACCTCAATTGCGTTGGAAGTTCCTAAAGCGTGCTTAGTCAACTCAGCTGGTAACGATCCAGTAATTGGAGCTTGGACGACCGCTAGTGTCCGTCAGGCGACTTTAGTAAATCCTTCTCCTGAATCTGGTATTAGTACCACAGCAAAAAAAGGCGGTGCATGGACTCAGGTTTCAAGACTCGGTATGCCACTGGTCAACGAAGTTGTAATCGGTCTTAAGGACAAAGACAAATTTAATGCCTCAGAACCAAAAGATGACGTGGCTAAATTTGCGCCTTATGTCTTTTATCCTACGCTTCCTGCGTTGATTCAGACTTTGTACCCACAAGCACCAGCGCCAACTAATTTTCCACGTCAAGATTTAGTCACTGCCTTTTTGACAGGTGTTCCGACTATCAATAAACCTGCCAAAGTTGTACCAGCGGATATGTTGCGTTTGAATACCAGCACACCTGCAGTAGCAGCTGCTAATCAAAACGACTTAGGTGTCATTAGTATCATTCCTGGTCAAAACGATGGTCGACCTAGTGCCAATAGCAAAGATGTTGCAGGGTTTCCGAATGGCAGAAGACCTGGAGATGATGTAACCGATATTGCCTTAAGAGTATCTATGGGTGCATTATGTCACGCGGGCTTACCAGCAGATGTTACCTGTGTCCCTGCTGATGCCAGGGCCGGAAAAGCTCTATTTACTGATGGTGCACTTAAACCCGCTACCGAGTTTGACTCAGTCTTTCCTTATCTAACCACCCCTAATCCAGGTAGCCGATAA
- a CDS encoding TonB family protein gives MDSPERPMINAPEPKTIQLELITLSALSNEKPDVRPKLKSVSQPQKSLPPVQEVTEQTENIKLTKSAKLAPILESEPKAKPIEPKPKAELSNSVEDSVIATEEPQLNQETKDSSSEQKLVITESRKISNATDEIESDLSAMILAVTKQFNREQAMQQQAVQSQSNRKRIEQDKLQLQAVNDAVAKVLAADQANEKKPEQPALEDKIDESSEVVPFLEEQANWLDEYQPNTSLPLIVWRNTTARSGDIFNVLLELYVDKNGHITEVQLLQSSGNVIIDAVAMIQIREGQFNPFQKNGLPVNATVPMQLSYEMP, from the coding sequence ATGGATAGTCCTGAACGTCCTATGATAAATGCTCCCGAGCCTAAGACAATTCAATTAGAGTTAATAACATTATCAGCACTATCCAACGAAAAACCTGACGTAAGACCAAAACTCAAGTCCGTTTCTCAACCTCAAAAATCATTGCCACCAGTACAAGAAGTAACTGAGCAAACTGAAAACATCAAACTTACCAAATCTGCCAAGCTAGCACCAATATTAGAATCTGAACCAAAAGCAAAACCTATAGAACCTAAACCAAAAGCAGAACTATCAAATTCAGTAGAAGACTCTGTAATAGCTACAGAAGAACCTCAGTTAAATCAAGAGACCAAGGATTCTTCATCAGAGCAAAAACTAGTAATAACAGAATCAAGAAAAATATCGAATGCCACAGATGAGATAGAGTCAGATCTATCCGCGATGATTCTGGCCGTGACAAAACAGTTCAATCGCGAACAAGCTATGCAGCAGCAAGCCGTTCAGAGTCAGTCTAATAGGAAACGTATCGAACAAGATAAATTACAGCTGCAAGCTGTTAATGATGCCGTCGCCAAAGTGTTAGCAGCAGACCAAGCGAACGAAAAAAAACCTGAACAACCAGCTCTAGAGGATAAGATTGATGAGAGTAGTGAAGTAGTACCGTTTTTGGAAGAGCAAGCCAATTGGCTTGACGAATACCAACCTAATACAAGCCTTCCGCTGATAGTATGGCGCAATACTACTGCCCGATCGGGTGATATCTTTAATGTATTATTGGAGCTATATGTCGATAAAAATGGTCACATTACTGAGGTGCAACTACTCCAGTCATCCGGTAATGTAATCATCGATGCGGTAGCAATGATCCAAATAAGAGAAGGACAGTTCAATCCATTTCAAAAAAACGGTCTGCCAGTAAATGCTACTGTACCTATGCAATTAAGTTATGAGATGCCTTAG
- a CDS encoding tetratricopeptide repeat protein translates to MQWIKQLIGLLCLLIISSQLLYATPFIPKDDQQILETLPSDSPPARYLSSDDFSSSKNTNDPEQTSQLLERAYLQGDPRALGQARAQLDQTTDQSIETLMLRARALQSDHKFSEAKELLKQILSKDTANPDALLTLSSLLVVQGQFEEAMGYCKKLNDSSLSVYRAACEAQIQSMTGQITQAKQTLNELAAIAPQLDASTARWIYLIQADAALRSQDTSLADEVFSVIDAQTVPALMARADWLLSNGEYQEVIQLLKTHTDKDALLLRLITAQIKLRDPKSKQNLALMEERIEVWQIRKENAHMREQATYAMLANQIDSALQLARNNWQQQRETADIEIYTKAAIQAGSQKDIEVIRQFIKDTQFEYPALERDLRLGKISDCLNCPPSGMQTSSKDKPL, encoded by the coding sequence ATGCAATGGATTAAGCAACTTATCGGATTACTATGTTTATTAATCATAAGCAGCCAATTACTTTATGCCACCCCTTTTATTCCTAAAGATGACCAACAGATTCTTGAAACCTTACCTTCAGATTCACCGCCTGCACGCTATCTCAGCTCAGACGATTTTTCGTCTAGCAAAAATACAAATGATCCTGAACAGACTAGCCAGCTATTAGAACGTGCTTACTTGCAAGGCGACCCACGCGCACTAGGCCAAGCAAGAGCGCAACTTGATCAAACAACAGATCAAAGCATAGAGACACTCATGCTACGAGCGCGGGCTTTACAATCAGATCATAAGTTCTCTGAAGCAAAAGAATTGTTAAAACAGATACTAAGTAAAGATACTGCTAATCCAGATGCCCTTTTGACTCTCTCCTCTCTGTTAGTTGTTCAAGGTCAGTTTGAGGAAGCCATGGGTTACTGCAAAAAGCTTAATGATTCATCACTCAGTGTCTACCGTGCAGCATGCGAGGCTCAAATACAGAGCATGACTGGTCAGATCACACAGGCAAAACAAACTCTAAATGAGCTAGCTGCTATTGCACCTCAACTTGATGCATCTACAGCACGCTGGATATATCTCATTCAAGCGGACGCGGCATTAAGAAGCCAAGATACCTCTCTTGCTGATGAAGTTTTTAGCGTTATAGATGCTCAAACTGTACCTGCACTCATGGCTCGCGCTGACTGGTTATTGAGTAACGGAGAGTATCAAGAAGTAATTCAACTGCTTAAAACTCATACTGATAAAGATGCGTTGTTGTTGCGACTCATCACGGCTCAAATCAAACTGCGTGACCCTAAATCTAAACAAAACTTAGCGCTCATGGAAGAACGTATTGAGGTATGGCAAATACGCAAAGAAAATGCACATATGCGTGAACAAGCTACTTACGCCATGCTTGCTAATCAAATCGACTCGGCACTACAGTTGGCTCGAAACAACTGGCAACAGCAACGCGAAACAGCTGATATTGAGATTTATACAAAAGCAGCTATCCAAGCTGGCAGCCAAAAAGACATTGAAGTTATACGCCAATTCATAAAAGACACTCAGTTTGAATATCCAGCACTTGAACGCGATCTACGTTTGGGTAAAATTAGTGACTGTTTGAACTGCCCACCCTCAGGCATGCAAACTTCAAGCAAGGATAAGCCTTTATGA
- a CDS encoding NAD-dependent malic enzyme gives MPNQRPLYIPFAGPALLETPLLNKGSAFSSEERDSFNLTGLLPHNIETIEEQSLRAYHQLRSFTSDMDKHIYLRNIQDTNETLFHHLIEQHIEEVMPLIYTPTVGQACEKFSQIYRRKRGLFISYPERHKIDDMLQNATKQKVKVIVVTDGERILGLGDQGIGGMGIPIGKLSLYTACGGISPAYCLPILLDVGTNNQQLLDDPMYMGWRNPRISGDEYNEFVDLFIQAVKRRWPEVLLQFEDFAQENATPLLNKYRDQLCCFNDDIQGTAAVSVGTLIAACLNKGQKLSQQKIAFLGAGSAGCGIAEHIIRQMQREGLTEEQARSQVFMVDRYGLLTDSMTELQKFQEPLVQKESDIESWDKSKKLGLAQVVKQAKITVLFGVSGQKGLFTQEVIETLCANTEHPIVLPLSNPTSRVEATPQEVTNWSKGKAIVATGSPFPHTTFEGQTFEVSQCNNSYIFPGIGLGVLASRATGISDNMLMAASQALADISMEYEKAPGAVLPPIKVIREISEKIAYAVARQAIEDKLALPVTAENLERRLKANFWLPKYRNYRRTSF, from the coding sequence ATGCCAAACCAACGTCCGTTGTATATTCCCTTTGCAGGTCCTGCACTGTTAGAAACCCCTTTACTAAATAAGGGTAGCGCTTTTTCATCAGAAGAACGTGACAGCTTTAATTTAACAGGTTTATTACCTCACAACATTGAGACGATTGAAGAACAATCATTACGTGCTTATCATCAACTTCGCTCATTTACTAGTGATATGGATAAGCATATTTACTTGCGTAATATACAAGATACCAATGAAACCTTATTTCATCATTTGATTGAGCAGCATATTGAGGAAGTTATGCCGCTCATATATACACCAACGGTTGGGCAAGCTTGCGAAAAATTCTCACAAATTTATCGCCGTAAACGTGGTTTGTTTATCTCTTATCCTGAGCGCCATAAAATCGATGACATGCTGCAAAATGCCACCAAACAAAAAGTAAAAGTGATTGTTGTCACTGATGGTGAACGTATCTTGGGCTTAGGAGATCAAGGCATTGGAGGAATGGGCATTCCAATTGGCAAACTGTCGTTATATACGGCCTGTGGTGGTATTAGCCCGGCATATTGTCTACCAATTTTGTTAGACGTAGGTACTAACAATCAACAGTTACTTGACGACCCTATGTACATGGGTTGGAGAAATCCACGCATCTCTGGTGATGAATATAATGAATTTGTAGACTTATTTATTCAAGCGGTTAAACGTCGTTGGCCAGAGGTATTATTACAATTTGAAGATTTTGCTCAGGAAAATGCGACACCATTACTGAATAAATATCGTGATCAGCTATGTTGCTTCAATGATGATATTCAAGGGACCGCTGCTGTTTCAGTCGGTACATTGATTGCAGCGTGCTTGAATAAAGGTCAGAAACTTAGTCAACAAAAAATAGCATTCTTAGGTGCAGGATCGGCAGGTTGCGGTATCGCCGAACACATTATTCGCCAAATGCAGCGTGAAGGATTAACGGAAGAACAAGCCCGCAGCCAAGTATTTATGGTTGACCGTTATGGCCTGCTCACTGATAGCATGACAGAGCTACAAAAATTCCAAGAACCGTTGGTACAAAAAGAATCAGATATTGAAAGTTGGGATAAAAGTAAGAAACTCGGTTTAGCGCAAGTGGTTAAACAAGCAAAAATAACGGTATTATTCGGTGTAAGTGGACAAAAAGGTTTGTTTACCCAAGAGGTGATCGAAACGTTATGTGCTAATACTGAACATCCAATTGTATTACCGCTTTCAAACCCAACGTCTCGTGTTGAAGCAACACCGCAAGAAGTCACTAATTGGAGCAAAGGTAAGGCAATTGTTGCAACCGGTAGTCCTTTTCCTCATACAACTTTTGAAGGTCAGACTTTCGAGGTCTCACAGTGTAATAACAGCTATATTTTCCCCGGTATTGGCCTAGGTGTTTTAGCATCGCGTGCGACGGGCATCAGCGATAATATGTTAATGGCTGCAAGCCAAGCATTGGCAGATATATCAATGGAATATGAAAAAGCACCAGGTGCAGTATTACCTCCAATTAAAGTCATTAGAGAGATCAGTGAAAAAATAGCCTATGCAGTCGCACGACAAGCGATTGAAGATAAGTTAGCATTACCTGTCACGGCAGAAAACCTAGAACGTCGATTAAAAGCTAATTTTTGGTTACCTAAATACCGTAACTATCGTCGTACCTCTTTCTAG
- a CDS encoding tRNA nucleotidyltransferase produces the protein MQVYLVGGAVRDQLLGRPIIDKDFVVVGTTVDEMLAAGFQQVGADFPVFLHPTTQEEYALARTERKLGHGYQGFSVHASPDVSLEEDLQRRDLTINAMAIEVTSLTDDTPLTGAVIDYHGGLDDIQSKTLRHISEAFSEDPLRVLRVARFYGRYYSLGFQVAEETITLMHQLVDSGELAHLSAERIWQESSRATMQSSPQVYWEQLYAIGALAEYFAPLHHAWSNVHIRETVQTALYFAGQMQLNLSQRWALLMASLNLSLFDSKPDPKTPSSHLNISVTDDEKKAALKAITSIGNSAKVPKAPTQFATLFIQQASKLNTIDGLTAAEKIDLIQACSAHKEPNKLSQLLVTSHVLQLACQHRQMMLALNSFHAIGMEAIAPDIKGAAIGRALNEARVAHLVTIEQSNNHSSQPF, from the coding sequence ATGCAAGTCTATCTCGTCGGTGGTGCAGTTCGTGATCAGCTGTTAGGTCGTCCTATTATAGATAAAGACTTTGTGGTGGTTGGTACAACTGTCGATGAGATGCTAGCAGCGGGCTTTCAGCAAGTAGGTGCAGACTTTCCGGTATTTCTGCATCCAACTACTCAGGAAGAGTATGCATTAGCACGTACTGAGCGCAAACTTGGTCATGGCTATCAAGGTTTTAGTGTGCATGCCAGCCCTGATGTCAGCTTAGAGGAAGACTTGCAGCGCCGCGACTTAACTATCAATGCGATGGCAATTGAAGTCACCAGTTTAACCGACGACACGCCTCTCACAGGTGCAGTGATCGATTATCACGGAGGACTCGATGATATCCAAAGCAAGACCTTACGTCATATATCGGAGGCTTTTAGCGAAGATCCACTACGGGTGCTGCGAGTCGCGCGCTTTTATGGACGTTATTACAGCTTAGGCTTTCAGGTTGCTGAGGAAACCATCACACTCATGCACCAATTGGTCGATTCAGGTGAGCTTGCGCATTTAAGTGCTGAACGCATTTGGCAAGAATCAAGCCGTGCAACGATGCAGAGCTCTCCTCAGGTTTATTGGGAGCAGCTGTATGCAATCGGTGCTTTAGCTGAGTACTTTGCGCCATTGCATCATGCTTGGAGCAATGTACATATACGAGAAACAGTGCAGACGGCGCTGTACTTTGCTGGTCAAATGCAATTGAACTTATCCCAGCGTTGGGCGCTATTGATGGCTAGCCTTAATCTATCGTTATTCGATTCCAAACCTGACCCTAAAACTCCATCATCTCATCTAAATATTAGTGTTACGGATGATGAGAAAAAAGCTGCTCTAAAAGCCATTACTTCTATAGGTAACAGCGCCAAAGTACCTAAAGCACCCACTCAGTTTGCAACCCTATTCATTCAACAAGCCAGCAAACTGAACACCATAGATGGCTTGACTGCAGCTGAGAAAATCGACCTTATCCAAGCCTGTAGCGCCCACAAAGAACCTAATAAGCTCTCACAGCTATTGGTAACCAGTCACGTATTGCAGTTAGCCTGTCAGCACCGCCAAATGATGCTCGCATTAAACAGCTTTCATGCCATCGGTATGGAAGCCATTGCTCCAGATATTAAAGGCGCTGCAATTGGCAGAGCATTAAATGAGGCACGTGTTGCGCATTTGGTTACTATAGAGCAATCTAATAATCATAGCTCACAACCGTTTTGA
- a CDS encoding alpha/beta hydrolase: MITLNEWQQQGQLESINGQQIFTRQGGDKSAPVLLLIHGYPSASWDWEGMWEALTDCYYVITLDMLGFGLSAKPKNARYLITEQADIFQSYLNKLKVSNYHILAHDYGDTVAQELLARQVDSNDGSGSHEPRIASVCFLNGGLFPETHKPILIQKLLLSPLGSLVAKLINKQKFADNLQRIFGPATPPTQEVVDTLWQLLNYNNGLAVMHKLIDYIPQRKQHRERWVGAIINSDVPVKLIDGAKDPISGQHMIDRYRELIPNANVTEMPDLGHYPQIEDADAITAAYLQFREHIS, translated from the coding sequence ATGATCACTCTGAATGAATGGCAGCAGCAGGGACAGCTTGAATCTATCAATGGTCAGCAAATCTTTACTCGACAGGGTGGGGATAAAAGTGCGCCGGTATTATTATTGATTCACGGCTATCCTAGTGCGAGCTGGGATTGGGAAGGGATGTGGGAGGCTCTGACTGATTGTTATTATGTTATCACCCTCGATATGTTGGGCTTTGGTTTATCGGCTAAGCCCAAAAATGCACGCTATCTTATTACTGAGCAAGCAGATATTTTTCAGAGTTATTTAAATAAGCTAAAGGTCAGTAACTATCATATTTTGGCTCATGATTATGGCGATACAGTCGCTCAAGAGCTGCTGGCAAGACAGGTCGACAGCAATGACGGTAGTGGTAGTCACGAGCCGCGTATTGCTAGTGTCTGTTTTCTAAATGGTGGCTTATTTCCTGAAACTCATAAACCCATATTAATCCAAAAATTATTACTATCACCACTAGGGTCTTTAGTAGCTAAACTCATTAATAAGCAGAAGTTCGCGGACAATTTACAGCGAATCTTTGGGCCAGCAACCCCGCCAACTCAAGAGGTAGTTGATACGCTATGGCAGCTATTAAACTATAATAATGGTCTAGCAGTGATGCATAAATTGATAGATTATATCCCTCAGCGCAAGCAGCATCGTGAACGCTGGGTAGGAGCTATTATCAATAGTGATGTTCCGGTAAAATTAATCGACGGCGCTAAAGATCCCATCTCAGGTCAGCATATGATCGATCGTTATCGTGAATTAATTCCCAATGCCAATGTGACTGAAATGCCAGATCTAGGCCACTATCCACAGATTGAGGATGCTGATGCTATTACTGCTGCGTATCTACAATTTAGAGAGCATATTAGCTAA
- a CDS encoding HupE/UreJ family protein — protein sequence MSALSRRIWSHSYRYLTLLLLAMTCTALQAHESSTAYLNLQTSNSKAAANINYNAKYELSLRDLALLVDIDSNQDHKVSWIEVKSQTPLIKQLIESQVKLEAGAQVCDMTSFAPLAINTRGGFNYLYTDFEINCATSIDNLDYQILAGIDANHRLILTGASDETPLQVLAVGENPLGSGAESGWLSTATNFLKSGIHHLLIGWDHLLFLFVLLIPAVYLRKQKALIAVTKPQAALLEVFWIATSFTLAHSITLSLAALQIVSIPARFIESLIALSIAFAALNNLVPLLRVRAVYLAFVFGLIHGFGFANVLVDLPLATSERVLALLSFNIGIELGQLVFIALVFPIALLLRHTRFYKTIIFYAGSVVSILIALWWFFQRAF from the coding sequence ATGAGCGCACTTAGCAGACGCATTTGGAGTCATAGCTATCGTTACTTGACGCTGCTTTTACTAGCGATGACTTGCACGGCACTACAGGCGCACGAATCTAGTACAGCTTACTTGAACCTTCAAACGAGCAATTCCAAAGCCGCAGCAAATATTAATTATAATGCTAAATATGAGTTGTCACTACGCGACCTTGCTTTGCTAGTAGATATAGATTCAAACCAAGATCATAAAGTAAGTTGGATAGAGGTAAAATCGCAAACGCCACTCATAAAGCAGCTAATCGAATCCCAAGTAAAGTTAGAAGCTGGTGCTCAAGTCTGTGACATGACAAGCTTTGCACCATTGGCTATTAATACACGCGGTGGGTTTAATTACCTGTACACAGACTTTGAGATAAACTGTGCGACCTCAATCGATAATCTTGACTATCAAATCTTAGCAGGTATCGATGCCAATCACCGCTTGATTCTAACAGGGGCTAGTGATGAGACACCTCTTCAAGTGCTGGCTGTAGGAGAAAACCCCTTAGGTTCGGGGGCTGAATCTGGATGGCTGTCTACGGCAACAAACTTTTTGAAAAGTGGCATACATCACCTGCTGATTGGTTGGGATCATTTATTATTCTTATTTGTACTGCTTATCCCTGCAGTTTACTTACGTAAGCAAAAAGCATTGATCGCCGTTACTAAACCGCAAGCAGCGCTACTTGAAGTCTTTTGGATTGCAACTTCATTCACGTTAGCGCATTCAATTACCTTGAGTTTAGCGGCGCTTCAGATCGTCAGTATACCTGCCCGCTTTATTGAATCCTTAATCGCTCTATCCATAGCGTTCGCAGCATTAAACAATTTAGTGCCCCTGCTACGCGTACGCGCCGTCTATCTGGCATTCGTTTTTGGACTGATTCACGGTTTTGGCTTTGCTAATGTACTTGTAGATTTGCCACTAGCCACTAGCGAGCGCGTACTAGCATTGCTGAGTTTCAATATAGGAATAGAGCTAGGGCAACTCGTATTTATCGCTTTAGTATTTCCGATAGCGCTATTACTACGGCATACGCGTTTTTATAAAACGATCATATTTTATGCAGGTTCAGTGGTCAGTATCTTGATTGCATTATGGTGGTTCTTTCAGAGGGCATTTTAA